aaacaaaacagagaaaaaattTAGCGTACCATTTTATATAAAACCTCATTAATCATATGAAATTATAACAGACTGCACATGTTGGATTTTGTAAAAATCTTCTCCTCCTTCCCGAAGCCGGCTACAGAATTCTGGAAGCATCGATTTGATGGTTAATTCCTTGAGGGAAGTAATATATTGGAGCCCATCAGGAACTGCCTCCAAAACTAAGCAATGATCAATGTGCAATCTGCAGAGACTAGGCATGGCTCCTTTCTCCACCTTCCATTCTTTTAACTCCTCCACcaaatgaagagaaagaaattcgAGAAATGGAAAGCCTCCCTTTGAGCAAACAAGAAATTCCGGAAAATTCCCGCAACTAGCAGAAAGCATTCTCAAGCTTGGCAGCTTCTCAAATACTTTTATGTGGTCGTCCTTGAGATTACCAAATTCTCTCAGTGTAAGCTTGGTGAGGTTCGTAAGGCACATGAGGTCTTCTGGTAACTCAGCGATTTCTCCGCGTAGTCGCAGCTTGTATATATTAGGACAGCTTAATACTATGTTCCATGGTATTGGTAAAAACGTGGACGTACCAGAGAACAATCCACCAGAGAACAATGTGGAGTCCACCGATAGAGACTGGAGGTGCTTAAATATGATGTTTGtccctttctcctttttttcccctccGTCAAATGTGATAACTCCCAATTTTCTAAGGTTGGTTAGTTTAACAAAATCATCTAGATCAGATGATGcctgaatatatatattgactaCCGTGTGCAAATTCACTACCTCAGTAGCAAATAACAGACGTCTTGCACTGTGATATTTGGGTAAGTATATATGTCTCAATTTTTCCATCTTGGAAAACACGTTTCCATTTGGAATTTCAGTCCCCCACATTGTACGTAAATCTAGAGTCTGCAAACATACCAAAGTTGCTATAGATGATGGTATCGCTCGAATATCACTATCCTTCACACTTAAAAACCTTAAGTGCACTAGATTCCCAATTTCACTAGGTAATTTGTGTTTTCCAACACTCATACCTTCAAACTTCAGAACTCTAAGTAATGTGAAGTTCTTGAATAGAGACCTAACACTCAGACCTTCAAACTTCAGAACTCCAAATAATGTGAAGTACTTGAATACCGACCATAATGCCTTTGAGTTCATGAAGTAGTATTCTGGGACAAAGTATAACAAAGACCTAATATGTCCATAATTTTCATCTTTCTCTGGACCATATGTATCAACCGTTTTGTCCAAATAGATGGCAAGTCTTCGAACTCTACCGTTTGGTGTTTCATTGGTCTCCACAGCTGCAGAATAATTGATAATATGGAGAAAGTTCCCCTCTTTTGCCTTTAACATGCATAAGTCTCGCATAAGATCATGGAGATGACAAGtcttgattttctttcttgaacCATGTTTTCCAACTTGAACCATACACCTGCCCACCAACTCACTTAAGCACATATATGATACATCTTCCATTACTTCCGCTGATGCTGATGACATAAAACCTTCTGCCATCCATAGTTTAGTCAGTGTACCCACTGGTATTTCATAATCTTCTGGAAAATGGGCTAAGTAGAGAAAACATAGTTTTAAGTAATATGGTAAGTTATCGTAACTCAATTCCAATAACCATGATACCCCTTCATATCCTTCACCTTTGTAATCGGGCCCAAGGTCTGTGCCTCTTCTTATATATGCATAAACATTCTTATGGACAGTATTCCACTCATCAACTGTGTCTTTTCTAGCTAGCAGTCCTGCAAGCACCGTGATGGCTAATGGCAAACCTTTGCAATTTTGAAGCATCTCTGTTCCTAgctctttcttttgttcatAAATTTTATGGTCTGAAGAACAATATTAAGACCAGATTAATTAACCTCACATGTTCAATTGTACGAAAAGtatacaaaacaaattatatatgccAGTCTATCATTCCCTTgcttaaattattttcactctagaacacacacacatatatatgtgtttctgatttttcttttggctacAACTGTAtgagtttattttattgaagaaTGTCATACCCCGAGTCTGGGGTATATGGTAAATTCTCGAAACCAGATCTgataatcaaaataaataaaataaagtaaaataccattagattaaattagtttcttATAGAAATCTCTACCAATAAAACGTATGAACATGAACTACAGAGTTTcttatagaaaaataaagatatctattagaaaacaatatataatttgaaGTAAATCAGTTTGttaaaaaacgaaaaagaaaaatagctaTAAACCCAAAATGTCAAGTATTCATTgggaaaaatttatttagaaTCAATTTAGACCCATTTTACCCGCAATAATACTCTTGGTTATCTCTTCTtaccaaatttaaaataaaataaataaaaaactttatccatttttttaatgaattaatgaCATATAACTTACACAATTTATCTCACAATAaccatttcctttttttggttccaattttgaatttaaagtaaaataaataaaaaactttatCCATTTTCTACAAATGTTAATTTTGTCAACGCCATATTATTCTAGGTATgcctaattaattaagtaaaaaTCGAAATAGTAAATGAGAAAATCATGCCATATTATTCTTTTCGTAAAagtctcattatttttcttcttcttctttctcaacACCAAAACCCTCTATGGACATGGATATGGATACCTTGATTGTGAGAGATATTTGTGTTTGTTGTCTATACGTTATAGAGTGGTATGTGATTACTAATCTACATAAGCCATCCAATTGATGATGAGTCCTAACCTACATCTTACATGGATTCACTTTGATTATGTTTGCTGCAATAGTAGGTAGTAGTTGTCTAATACAAAGGCAATGTTTGGTGTTTGATTATTTTCGTTATCGGTGGATTCTTTGACTTTGTTGATTATACATGTTTGcatataaattttgttttgtttttgtttttgttttcagtcTATGTTTGTtagtttaattaatattttcaccCAATATTGTAGGTGTATTATGTGCTAAGTTTTTCACCTTTGTTGGTATGTTATATGGGTACCTAAGTGGAAGGTGTTTATCTACCTATCAAATAGGTTCGAGTGTCGTAGGCTACCTAACAAAGTGGAATACGATTTATTATAGTTTTCTACATATATGTAGGTAtactaatttttgttttattgttaAGGTAACACAATTTTCTATTTCTGCTCAttcctttttgtttcatttatgcACTTGCGTTCTTCATTTTGACCTTTTGTTTaggtatattatatgtatCTTAAGTGTAGATTTTCTACAGTATAGATTTTAAGGAGTATATTtcctgaaaataaaaattgtgataATAAAACTACTATCTTCATGTAGAGGCCTTGTGATTTCAATAGATTTATAGGGGAAAAGTTTTGAATATCTTATGGCGGAATTTCTTGACGTTGTTAGAGTAGAGAAAAAGTTAGTTGACACTTTGAAATTGATATAAATTTAAGAGTagctttttgaaaaagaaaaatgcagtGCAAAATGGGCTAATttgtcttaaatttttttttaatataaggtGGGTGAGGAAATATGACAGGTGGGTGAGGAAATATGACAGGTGGgtgaaaatagcagcactctttcTATAATATTGAATTGGTAAACGAGAAAAGTAGAGATAAAAGGTTTGTGTGAGAACATACTTGTATCTTCCGTTTCAAACATTGCTCTCTTCTCAAACAGTTCCCAGCTTTCATCATCATTCAACGGCTGTGGTTCGAAGAGGAAACCATTTTTGTCCACATACGAAGCGACTTCTTTGTTGCGAGTAGTGAGTAAAATTCGACTCTCAGTTTCCTCAGTCATTGGAAATCCCACTTCCAACGACCTCCACGCATCACGGGTCCAAATGTCATCCAGCACCACCAAACATTTCCTTTCTCTCTGCGTATTCCAAAGCCACTCTGCAATTTGATCCTTCCCCAGATCTGCAATTTTTTGTCTTTGCTCATTGGTAGGAGAAATGAGTTTTGTCAgaatttctttcaaaacctCCCGTCCCTGGCATTGTTGAGAGATACACACCCAGGCAAAACAATCGAAATGACGCTTAACCTTACCGTGATGATAAACTTGTTTTGCAAGAGTGGTTTTACCCAACCCGCCCATCCCCCAAATAGAAACAACTCGGGGGCCTTTTTCTTTGATCAAATGCGTAGCCAATATCTCCGTTCCACCGGCTAACCCAACCACATGAGGTTCGATAATATGAGGATAAGCTATCCTCCGTTCTCGTTGCCTCTGAAAAGAAGTGTCACCTCCACTCTCCCTTAGGTCACCTGGTGGCAGGCTCGATCTCAACTCTGAAATTTTGGTAGtaattttcttgatttctgagccaatcttgtaaagataaaCTCCTCCTACGCAGATGTAAGCAATCCTTTTGAAAAGACTTGCATTCCTCttggaagccatttttaagacaAAAGTTTCGATGGCGTCGTCCAGATCATAAGCCGCATCTTTAATATTTGCCACCCAAATGCGTATTGCTTCACTTTCTCCTTGTCTTGAATCTGCATCTTTGAGGTAGCCTCGCATCAATTGTAGCTGGGTTTGTGCAAGCTTCACCTGATCTCTCACTCCACCCAAGAATTTCAATTCCTGAATGACAGAGTCAGTGAGCTGTTCCAGCACAAAGGAAACAACCGCATCCGCCATATTTCCGGATTCAAACGACAACAGCTGAAagaacttttcttcttcttcttcttcttcttctgttttttagattacttaatgaataatCTTACCAATAGAGAAGTCTCAGTTCCGTTTATATAGGAAGTGCCGTCAACCAAGTCGCTGCACTGTCAcatatttaattattcttaTCTTTCTACCTATCAATAGTATAACAAATAGATGGGGAAGTAAGGAATAGGGATGGGATATCAACACACTAAGAAGGAATTATCATGGAATTTAGGAATGGGGAAGTAAAGAATCAAGGAATTTAGGAATGGGAGAAACACACATAATAGGGATGGGATATCAATAGACTAAGAAGGAATCAAGGAATGTAAATGGGGGAAGTAAGAATCAAGGAATTTTAGTAATGGCGGAAGTAAGGAATCAAAGAATTTAGGAATGGGGGAATTGAAGAATTAATCAAAGAATTTAGGCAAGTAAGAAATCAATGAATTTAGGAATGGGAAAGTAAGGAATAGGAGTG
Above is a window of Prunus persica cultivar Lovell chromosome G2, Prunus_persica_NCBIv2, whole genome shotgun sequence DNA encoding:
- the LOC18786531 gene encoding putative disease resistance protein At1g50180; the protein is MADAVVSFVLEQLTDSVIQELKFLGGVRDQVKLAQTQLQLMRGYLKDADSRQGESEAIRIWVANIKDAAYDLDDAIETFVLKMASKRNASLFKRIAYICVGGVYLYKIGSEIKKITTKISELRSSLPPGDLRESGGDTSFQRQRERRIAYPHIIEPHVVGLAGGTEILATHLIKEKGPRVVSIWGMGGLGKTTLAKQVYHHGKVKRHFDCFAWVCISQQCQGREVLKEILTKLISPTNEQRQKIADLGKDQIAEWLWNTQRERKCLVVLDDIWTRDAWRSLEVGFPMTEETESRILLTTRNKEVASYVDKNGFLFEPQPLNDDESWELFEKRAMFETEDTNHKIYEQKKELGTEMLQNCKGLPLAITVLAGLLARKDTVDEWNTVHKNVYAYIRRGTDLGPDYKGEGYEGVSWLLELSYDNLPYYLKLCFLYLAHFPEDYEIPVGTLTKLWMAEGFMSSASAEVMEDVSYMCLSELVGRCMVQVGKHGSRKKIKTCHLHDLMRDLCMLKAKEGNFLHIINYSAAVETNETPNGRVRRLAIYLDKTVDTYGPEKDENYGHIRSLLYFVPEYYFMNSKALWSVFKYFTLFGVLKFEGLSVRSLFKNFTLLRVLKFEGMSVGKHKLPSEIGNLVHLRFLSVKDSDIRAIPSSIATLVCLQTLDLRTMWGTEIPNGNVFSKMEKLRHIYLPKYHSARRLLFATEVVNLHTVVNIYIQASSDLDDFVKLTNLRKLGVITFDGGEKKEKGTNIIFKHLQSLSVDSTLFSGGLFSGTSTFLPIPWNIVLSCPNIYKLRLRGEIAELPEDLMCLTNLTKLTLREFGNLKDDHIKVFEKLPSLRMLSASCGNFPEFLVCSKGGFPFLEFLSLHLVEELKEWKVEKGAMPSLCRLHIDHCLVLEAVPDGLQYITSLKELTIKSMLPEFCSRLREGGEDFYKIQHVQSVIISYD